The DNA segment CTTGGGTGAGTTGGAGAACCCGCTCGGTATATCCCCCTCTGTGAACAGCCCACCTCAACAGGCCTACAGAGACACATACCTGGACACAAGTCAGACCTCCATCATAGGAAAGAACGTAACCGGGGGCTACTACGACATGATGGGCTCCCTGAGGAAGACTATGCCTAGCCACACCAGGCACAGCAGCCACTCTATCAGTATCAACATGGAGACAGAGGGGGCGCTCTTCAttggacacagagacactgattcagaggaggaagaagaggacatCTTTGTTGAGAGACACACCTGCAACACTTGGCCTTCGAAACACCGCCAGAGCAGTGTGGGTCACCCCAGGCGGGCGAGccacagctgcagacaggaCGCTTATGTAGATTTCCACTACACAATGCCAAGTACAGACATCGAAGACTCCTGGCCGGAGGAGCACAGCCTGGCCTACCACTCTCTACCCAAACCCATTGACTATCTTGAGGCCAAAGACAATAGTGCCTGCCTCAGTCTGAGTAAACACCATGCAATGGTGCCTTCAGACAACTGCAGTGCCTACATCTACCTGTGCCATGAGGGCGAGACTCAGGTGCCAGCATCTGGAGACTGCTGCCACTCGCACTTTGTTGACCCACTCACCGGCTTGCTGGTCAGAAACAACAGCTACAGTCATAGCTACAGTCACAGCAACTACATCAGAGATAAGATCATTGACATCCCGAGCAATGAGGAGATGATCAATCTGTCACCAGCTCCAGGGGGTCCCATTGTGCCCAAACCCACCTTGATTAAGACTGAGGACTGTGGAGAGCAGTATGTTGACCTTACAACTAATGACACCCCATTcaaggagaagggggaggatGTAATCAAGGAAAATCTAATCATGCAAAAACCACCAGAGCCTAAAATAGAGGAGGTGACCCTGACAATGACTAAAGCCACTCCGCCTCCTTCTGACAACACGCATGTGATGGTGGTCCTCACAGATCCACAGTCAGAGCTGAGTCAGACTGGAGACAGCGGCGTCGACAGAGGCAGCTCCAGCGTTTGCCTCGCTGACATCCTCGACTGCAGTGACGACGATGAGGACGAAGACATCACAGACGACATCACAGACGTTACCTCGGGCATCTTCGCTGACGAGTCCAGCGAGCTGAACGCTTCTCCTGCCTTCAAGTCGCTACAGAAGCAGATAGGAACTCCTGATTCCATGGACTCCATGGATCTACCGTCTGCAGCTGGCTCTTGTGAGGGCTTCAGCCCTGCATCCTCCCATCCTTCCAGCTCTCCTAAAGCTATGGACAGCGGCTATgacacagaaaataatgagaGCCCTGAGTTTGTACCCAAAGAGCCTCATGAACCCCGTGAACAACCTCTGGGGAAGCCTCACCTTGATACAAGGCTGGAGGAGGACGAGGTGCTGGAGGAGCGGGGAGCCGAGGCTGAAGTGGTGCCCACAGAGGGTGAAGCATCACTGGGTGAAGATTTGGCCTCAGAGGCCTCACAGACCGGTGACTACATCTTTTCACCACTAAGTGATAAGACCCCATACAGAGACTCTGCTTACTTCTCAGACTATGAGAATGAAAGGCAGTCAAGGGATGAAGGGGAAGAACTATCAGAGAGAGtaagagatgaagaaaatgctgaaaaagaaCAGCAAAGGGGAGAAAAGAAGGGCGAGAAAAGgaagagtgaagaggaggaagaactTGAGGACCCTGCTGTGAACAAAGACATAAAACGCACATTAACAGGAAGAACAGAATCCTCTTCTCCACCAGAGATGGAGGCATACATGACAGAAGAGTGTGGACAGGATGAGGAATTGGGGCTACCTCCAGAGCCGTCTGACACTGCTTCAATAACAGAGGGAGGACTGGATGAATGGCCATCCCAGGAGGAGAGCTCATCTCTAGGGGACTGGGCAGCAGAGGTGGTGGGGGCCATGGAAGAAGCCCTCGGTGCCCTGAATGGAGATTGTACCTCCAACATcaaggtggaggaagaggaggaaacggAGGTCATGAAAGACTCCGAAGCAACAGAAGAGCCAGCGATCAAGACAATTCAAAACAGGACATCAGGGACATCCGGAGAAATCCTGCACACTTTACCCAAAGACGAGGTGGCTTTGCAGCACACTGCAAACACCAGAcggttttcttcttcctctcctccacctccatccacccctccccctccgcTCCCTGCGACAGAGGGCCGAGGATCTCCAGCCGACGGGGAAGAGGCCGACGAGGAGGACGGCGACACCGATGACAGCGACGAGTCGGACGAGGAGCTGCGGAGCTACAGCGTGCAGGAACAGAGTGGCGGGGAGGAGAGCGAGGACGAGTGTCACCCGGTGCCCATTGTGGTGAGCGACGACAGCGAAGCACACAAACTGCGCAGCCTCCTGAAGATGCCGACCCTGCTGACAGCAGAGAGCCTGGAGGAGGAGCTCGAACGCAAGAAGAAGACGGTGTCTTTCTTTGACGACGTCACTGTCTATCTGTTCGATCAGGTGAGTAGCAAAGAGAATATACGAATCATTGATCAAAATTAGTTTTCTATGATTTAAACCTCAGTTAATCAATAGTTATACTGACATTAATTCAATATGTTATAATCTGGCATAGTGTAATATGAAAGGGTCGCTCATAGCGCCAAAATTGGTGAATCTGGAATTATCTCCAATACTTCAGCAAGCCATTACTTGAAGCATTTTAGCCTCTTTTTTATTAAGGGtctttttattgatatttaaagtCATACAGAATGTAATAAATCGCTGATACAGTTGAACAAAGACAGTTTTATCCCCTCCCCCTTTATTATGCTCCAATAGAGCCCCATCcctattattatttgttatataTTACTCTACCGTGTTTATAATCAGCATCGATTTCATAACCGATCAGTGGGTCCCCGGCTTGACTCCCAGCTGGCCGGAGCCTTTACATGTCTCTCCTCAACTCTGTCTcttgtatttcctgtctctctccacatAGCcaatcaaataaaggcaaaaaatctcttaaaaaacaaaacaaaacaaaaaggagattCAGTATTGAATCAGTGAACGGAAACATGACTCAAAGTTAATGCTCCGTGTCTCCGGTTAGCTGTTTGCTAAGTTGTTGCAAACTAATAACAATCAATGTTACACTGCCCCCAGTGGCAAAAACCAAACAGACAGACTTAACATCAGATCTGGGCAAGTGAGTCACTTAATGCTGTACTAACAGGTGCTTTCTCCTACTTCACTTCTCTGCCACTAGGAAAGCCCAACTAAAGAGCTGGCTGAGCACGGCTTCCCTTTAGGAGCAGAGGGTCAAAATTCACAGAGCAAATCCCACGAGAGGGTTAATGGCTCAGATGACTCCTCTGATGGGAACATCTCAGAGGAGAGTAAGTACaagaatatatttttagtttaaatgtAATTGAAGAGGTTTCTGCCTGTATGAGCATCACGAAAACTTGGCTAGTGAGCAGATATCAAACCATGTACTCACTGTCTCTTCTCTCAGGTGCAGGATATGAGTGGGAGGATGACTTCCCCCTGCTGCCTCTACCAACGTCCTCAGCGGCGTCGGACTCCCCGCCCACCCACTCCATCCCCAAGGCCCCGGATGCCAAACCAGCCGTGCAGTTCTCCCGCTTCACCGTCTCCCCCTCCAACGTGTCCCGTTTCTCCATCACTCACATCTCTGACTCTGATATGGACTCAGCAGGAGGTGGGTCCCCTCTGGATAACAGTTCATCTGTGCTCACAACAGAATTAATTTTTTGATTAGGATTGAGATTTTACTGACAcagatcaaaagaaaaaaaaaatcaagttttcTGGCACTGAGATACAGATCAAATTTCAGATTTTGTAACAGCTATTCAGATTTGAAAAAATGGTTTAAAGATCAAAGCTGGAGTTAAACTTTGATATGAATAATAatagatatataaataatgttgaGTTGAGTTGCTAATCAATTGTCAAAGCTACGAAAACTGTGAAGCACATCACGTTTAAGTATCATAGCAAACCTAAGGGACGAAAAGTTTTTcccaaaaaaaagttaaaggtgTCTTAAATCTGTGTAAGTTgtgaacaaattaaattaaatgacatttgGTCACAGTTTTGACCTAAAGGCACAGTGAAACAGTCAGTGAGATGAAGGTTCTTTCTCTGGACATGTACATATGTTTATCAAAATTTAACACGCTCGTtcttatataattattaatatataatatttcaaaTAGTGATATCATCTATAAACAAACAGTAATTGAAATTAAACTTTGCTCCTCTGAGGTTTAATTTAAGACTTGACTCTAATCCAAATCATGTATAGATATACgtttgtatgtttatatatatatatatatacatacaaacatataataTACTAATGATACTAATAAAGTACTTGTTGTATCAGACTTAATCCCAGTCTGGGAAACTGGCCCTTTAAAGATGCCGTTGTTGGCGACAACATATTGCCACAGAATTAGAGTAAAACATACCACACTAATGAGATAATACACTTTAGTGCCAAATTCCTCCGAAATCAATAGACATGTCGGAGGAGGAAGATGCCTAACAGCCTGTACAGAGTGCTTGCAAACACTAATCCTTTctgcctgtttgtttctgttgcagGAAGCAGCGAGGACGGGGAGAAAGAGTAACGAGCTGTGGATATTTACTGCCTCTCTTCGACAACAACTTGGCCTACTAGCATGacttctgatttatttttaaacgtCAGGTTTTAGAAACACAAGACAGTGCCTCTTATCGCCTGTGGACACTTTTGAGAAAGTCTGTCTTACCCACGATGTAGGACTGACCTAAGCTGTTTAGAATACTGAAAAGAGTATGgttaatatataaacatttacagAATATTAATATATACTATGTATGATGTAAAGAATCTATGAAAGCAGGGGGGACGTGTGTGTTGAATTCTGCATATTTTTCCGATTTAAGAGACAAAATGGAAGGACGAGCCTCTGGAAAGCATCACATCTGCCACCTCTTTCActtcttaatttatgataggGAGTAATGATGAGAGTGTGGAACCACCTGTACTGGAGAAACAGGACAGTTCAAGTATCACTGAGTAAAAGACAACGTCAACTTTTTGGCTTTTTAGACAAAGGATCAGCACTTTGAACAAGACTGTACAGCTCCACAGACTTTGTACTTTTTTGGAAACTGCTTTACTTGTCTTAATGAATATCAATGATAATTCTTGAGGTATCACAAGTaatataatgttaatatttggGTTTATTCAGAGACAAAGAACCTGTTAGTGTGAAAGAAGGGAGCAGAGGGAATTTTGATGGCTCCTGTCTGGttacagaatgtttttttttttgtggaagcAGCTGATCGAACCTGGacaatcttttctttcttattttgtatAAGGATCACAACTGTACTGTTTTACATGAATATGTGGCTCATTCTCTGTGCTAGCACCACCGTCACAACCAACCCCTCTTTGTCGTATATCAGGCACTGCATTGTCTCTACGGTAACAAGACGTGAAGGAAGTAGTTTAAAGATATTGCAATGCATGGTTTCAAGTAATTAGAAAACAGTATAAAGACGTATTGCTTAGAGACAAATGGGGacgtttcctgttgttttctgttttagagTAGAAGCACATGGTCATGGAAAAATCCATTTTCATGTTGCAGGTCCAAAACACATTGATAGCAAGAGGAGATATTCAGTATCTGGATGCTACACAGACATTAGTTCTCTAATAATGACATGGGCCAATAGTCACGGGCAATATAGACTAAATTTTCATCACAGTATATGTAATTCTCTATTGCAATAATGACAATATTCTCAAACAAATCAATTTACTTCATCACATTGATGCAAAACTCCTGTAAATCCAATATCACCACAAAGCAGCAATGCTTGTTGATTTGGAACAGTATCCACAAGGACTGGTACAATCACAGACAttaagctatttgtaagtttcgcTGTTGCTACAgagctagcattagcatcaacagctgtttaccagtctagaagaaacatgagTTCAGCATTCCTTTACTAC comes from the Seriola aureovittata isolate HTS-2021-v1 ecotype China chromosome 21, ASM2101889v1, whole genome shotgun sequence genome and includes:
- the aatkb gene encoding serine/threonine-protein kinase LMTK1 isoform X2, with the protein product MLVLLVTMSSAVFSRGSALSSHFSPDGAPLSELSWSSSLAVVAISFSGLFTFVFLMLACLCCKKGKIGFKEFKNVDGEEYHADMSTLASPASQGSLDVYILPLTELSLPVAKQPARSVELLKSTDLSRHSLLYLKEIGNGWFGKVLLGEVNAGLNTTEVVVKELKASSSVQDQMHFLEEAQPYRALQHPALLQCLAQCTEVTPYLLVMEFCPLGDVKGYLRSCRTAETMTPEPLILQRMACDIASGLLHLHKHNFTHSDLALRNCLLTADVSVKIGDYGLSHTKYKDDYYVTSDQMYVPLRWMAPELVDEVHGNLLVADQTQQSNIWSLGVTIWELFELGNQPYRHYSDRQVLTYAVREQQLRLPKPLLKVPLAERWYEVMQFCWLQPDQRPNAEEVHLLLSYLCAKGASEAEEDFERRWNSLRPNTGFNSHRGASVMSRDHPSSTSSSFPLLEQFSAGDGYHSESGDDILTVTETSHGLNFEYKWEQARADQSYRAPDSSSTLGQVSHHCQEAFYPPGGIVGGCPLESLSHGVSPSYYQPKHLHAPGVLPVLSAHSPSVSSEYYIRIEEPVDCNIDLDYTMCSYSPDYQGSSGSFLTGSADSGECMACPSQAKNMAPYWSADIHKSDVYDSNDSSPAISLTMEPLLGQVSDSSPLRPWESSHYVSYKDRDGGYYYEHSPPLGIDRYLIGSEHSSEHHQESWGSRSLRQALGELENPLGISPSVNSPPQQAYRDTYLDTSQTSIIGKNVTGGYYDMMGSLRKTMPSHTRHSSHSISINMETEGALFIGHRDTDSEEEEEDIFVERHTCNTWPSKHRQSSVGHPRRASHSCRQDAYVDFHYTMPSTDIEDSWPEEHSLAYHSLPKPIDYLEAKDNSACLSLSKHHAMVPSDNCSAYIYLCHEGETQVPASGDCCHSHFVDPLTGLLVRNNSYSHSYSHSNYIRDKIIDIPSNEEMINLSPAPGGPIVPKPTLIKTEDCGEQYVDLTTNDTPFKEKGEDVIKENLIMQKPPEPKIEEVTLTMTKATPPPSDNTHVMVVLTDPQSELSQTGDSGVDRGSSSVCLADILDCSDDDEDEDITDDITDVTSGIFADESSELNASPAFKSLQKQIGTPDSMDSMDLPSAAGSCEGFSPASSHPSSSPKAMDSGYDTENNESPEFVPKEPHEPREQPLGKPHLDTRLEEDEVLEERGAEAEVVPTEGEASLGEDLASEASQTGDYIFSPLSDKTPYRDSAYFSDYENERQSRDEGEELSERVRDEENAEKEQQRGEKKGEKRKSEEEEELEDPAVNKDIKRTLTGRTESSSPPEMEAYMTEECGQDEELGLPPEPSDTASITEGGLDEWPSQEESSSLGDWAAEVVGAMEEALGALNGDCTSNIKVEEEEETEVMKDSEATEEPAIKTIQNRTSGTSGEILHTLPKDEVALQHTANTRRFSSSSPPPPSTPPPPLPATEGRGSPADGEEADEEDGDTDDSDESDEELRSYSVQEQSGGEESEDECHPVPIVVSDDSEAHKLRSLLKMPTLLTAESLEEELERKKKTVSFFDDVTVYLFDQESPTKELAEHGFPLGAEGQNSQSKSHERVNGSDDSSDGNISEESAGYEWEDDFPLLPLPTSSAASDSPPTHSIPKAPDAKPAVQFSRFTVSPSNVSRFSITHISDSDMDSAGGSSEDGEKE
- the aatkb gene encoding serine/threonine-protein kinase LMTK1 isoform X1, yielding MWCSSSLQATAKPPGLGAGGHRQRAGGADGAPLSELSWSSSLAVVAISFSGLFTFVFLMLACLCCKKGKIGFKEFKNVDGEEYHADMSTLASPASQGSLDVYILPLTELSLPVAKQPARSVELLKSTDLSRHSLLYLKEIGNGWFGKVLLGEVNAGLNTTEVVVKELKASSSVQDQMHFLEEAQPYRALQHPALLQCLAQCTEVTPYLLVMEFCPLGDVKGYLRSCRTAETMTPEPLILQRMACDIASGLLHLHKHNFTHSDLALRNCLLTADVSVKIGDYGLSHTKYKDDYYVTSDQMYVPLRWMAPELVDEVHGNLLVADQTQQSNIWSLGVTIWELFELGNQPYRHYSDRQVLTYAVREQQLRLPKPLLKVPLAERWYEVMQFCWLQPDQRPNAEEVHLLLSYLCAKGASEAEEDFERRWNSLRPNTGFNSHRGASVMSRDHPSSTSSSFPLLEQFSAGDGYHSESGDDILTVTETSHGLNFEYKWEQARADQSYRAPDSSSTLGQVSHHCQEAFYPPGGIVGGCPLESLSHGVSPSYYQPKHLHAPGVLPVLSAHSPSVSSEYYIRIEEPVDCNIDLDYTMCSYSPDYQGSSGSFLTGSADSGECMACPSQAKNMAPYWSADIHKSDVYDSNDSSPAISLTMEPLLGQVSDSSPLRPWESSHYVSYKDRDGGYYYEHSPPLGIDRYLIGSEHSSEHHQESWGSRSLRQALGELENPLGISPSVNSPPQQAYRDTYLDTSQTSIIGKNVTGGYYDMMGSLRKTMPSHTRHSSHSISINMETEGALFIGHRDTDSEEEEEDIFVERHTCNTWPSKHRQSSVGHPRRASHSCRQDAYVDFHYTMPSTDIEDSWPEEHSLAYHSLPKPIDYLEAKDNSACLSLSKHHAMVPSDNCSAYIYLCHEGETQVPASGDCCHSHFVDPLTGLLVRNNSYSHSYSHSNYIRDKIIDIPSNEEMINLSPAPGGPIVPKPTLIKTEDCGEQYVDLTTNDTPFKEKGEDVIKENLIMQKPPEPKIEEVTLTMTKATPPPSDNTHVMVVLTDPQSELSQTGDSGVDRGSSSVCLADILDCSDDDEDEDITDDITDVTSGIFADESSELNASPAFKSLQKQIGTPDSMDSMDLPSAAGSCEGFSPASSHPSSSPKAMDSGYDTENNESPEFVPKEPHEPREQPLGKPHLDTRLEEDEVLEERGAEAEVVPTEGEASLGEDLASEASQTGDYIFSPLSDKTPYRDSAYFSDYENERQSRDEGEELSERVRDEENAEKEQQRGEKKGEKRKSEEEEELEDPAVNKDIKRTLTGRTESSSPPEMEAYMTEECGQDEELGLPPEPSDTASITEGGLDEWPSQEESSSLGDWAAEVVGAMEEALGALNGDCTSNIKVEEEEETEVMKDSEATEEPAIKTIQNRTSGTSGEILHTLPKDEVALQHTANTRRFSSSSPPPPSTPPPPLPATEGRGSPADGEEADEEDGDTDDSDESDEELRSYSVQEQSGGEESEDECHPVPIVVSDDSEAHKLRSLLKMPTLLTAESLEEELERKKKTVSFFDDVTVYLFDQESPTKELAEHGFPLGAEGQNSQSKSHERVNGSDDSSDGNISEESAGYEWEDDFPLLPLPTSSAASDSPPTHSIPKAPDAKPAVQFSRFTVSPSNVSRFSITHISDSDMDSAGGSSEDGEKE
- the aatkb gene encoding serine/threonine-protein kinase LMTK1 isoform X3; amino-acid sequence: MSTLASPASQGSLDVYILPLTELSLPVAKQPARSVELLKSTDLSRHSLLYLKEIGNGWFGKVLLGEVNAGLNTTEVVVKELKASSSVQDQMHFLEEAQPYRALQHPALLQCLAQCTEVTPYLLVMEFCPLGDVKGYLRSCRTAETMTPEPLILQRMACDIASGLLHLHKHNFTHSDLALRNCLLTADVSVKIGDYGLSHTKYKDDYYVTSDQMYVPLRWMAPELVDEVHGNLLVADQTQQSNIWSLGVTIWELFELGNQPYRHYSDRQVLTYAVREQQLRLPKPLLKVPLAERWYEVMQFCWLQPDQRPNAEEVHLLLSYLCAKGASEAEEDFERRWNSLRPNTGFNSHRGASVMSRDHPSSTSSSFPLLEQFSAGDGYHSESGDDILTVTETSHGLNFEYKWEQARADQSYRAPDSSSTLGQVSHHCQEAFYPPGGIVGGCPLESLSHGVSPSYYQPKHLHAPGVLPVLSAHSPSVSSEYYIRIEEPVDCNIDLDYTMCSYSPDYQGSSGSFLTGSADSGECMACPSQAKNMAPYWSADIHKSDVYDSNDSSPAISLTMEPLLGQVSDSSPLRPWESSHYVSYKDRDGGYYYEHSPPLGIDRYLIGSEHSSEHHQESWGSRSLRQALGELENPLGISPSVNSPPQQAYRDTYLDTSQTSIIGKNVTGGYYDMMGSLRKTMPSHTRHSSHSISINMETEGALFIGHRDTDSEEEEEDIFVERHTCNTWPSKHRQSSVGHPRRASHSCRQDAYVDFHYTMPSTDIEDSWPEEHSLAYHSLPKPIDYLEAKDNSACLSLSKHHAMVPSDNCSAYIYLCHEGETQVPASGDCCHSHFVDPLTGLLVRNNSYSHSYSHSNYIRDKIIDIPSNEEMINLSPAPGGPIVPKPTLIKTEDCGEQYVDLTTNDTPFKEKGEDVIKENLIMQKPPEPKIEEVTLTMTKATPPPSDNTHVMVVLTDPQSELSQTGDSGVDRGSSSVCLADILDCSDDDEDEDITDDITDVTSGIFADESSELNASPAFKSLQKQIGTPDSMDSMDLPSAAGSCEGFSPASSHPSSSPKAMDSGYDTENNESPEFVPKEPHEPREQPLGKPHLDTRLEEDEVLEERGAEAEVVPTEGEASLGEDLASEASQTGDYIFSPLSDKTPYRDSAYFSDYENERQSRDEGEELSERVRDEENAEKEQQRGEKKGEKRKSEEEEELEDPAVNKDIKRTLTGRTESSSPPEMEAYMTEECGQDEELGLPPEPSDTASITEGGLDEWPSQEESSSLGDWAAEVVGAMEEALGALNGDCTSNIKVEEEEETEVMKDSEATEEPAIKTIQNRTSGTSGEILHTLPKDEVALQHTANTRRFSSSSPPPPSTPPPPLPATEGRGSPADGEEADEEDGDTDDSDESDEELRSYSVQEQSGGEESEDECHPVPIVVSDDSEAHKLRSLLKMPTLLTAESLEEELERKKKTVSFFDDVTVYLFDQESPTKELAEHGFPLGAEGQNSQSKSHERVNGSDDSSDGNISEESAGYEWEDDFPLLPLPTSSAASDSPPTHSIPKAPDAKPAVQFSRFTVSPSNVSRFSITHISDSDMDSAGGSSEDGEKE
- the aatkb gene encoding serine/threonine-protein kinase LMTK1 isoform X4, with the protein product MHFLEEAQPYRALQHPALLQCLAQCTEVTPYLLVMEFCPLGDVKGYLRSCRTAETMTPEPLILQRMACDIASGLLHLHKHNFTHSDLALRNCLLTADVSVKIGDYGLSHTKYKDDYYVTSDQMYVPLRWMAPELVDEVHGNLLVADQTQQSNIWSLGVTIWELFELGNQPYRHYSDRQVLTYAVREQQLRLPKPLLKVPLAERWYEVMQFCWLQPDQRPNAEEVHLLLSYLCAKGASEAEEDFERRWNSLRPNTGFNSHRGASVMSRDHPSSTSSSFPLLEQFSAGDGYHSESGDDILTVTETSHGLNFEYKWEQARADQSYRAPDSSSTLGQVSHHCQEAFYPPGGIVGGCPLESLSHGVSPSYYQPKHLHAPGVLPVLSAHSPSVSSEYYIRIEEPVDCNIDLDYTMCSYSPDYQGSSGSFLTGSADSGECMACPSQAKNMAPYWSADIHKSDVYDSNDSSPAISLTMEPLLGQVSDSSPLRPWESSHYVSYKDRDGGYYYEHSPPLGIDRYLIGSEHSSEHHQESWGSRSLRQALGELENPLGISPSVNSPPQQAYRDTYLDTSQTSIIGKNVTGGYYDMMGSLRKTMPSHTRHSSHSISINMETEGALFIGHRDTDSEEEEEDIFVERHTCNTWPSKHRQSSVGHPRRASHSCRQDAYVDFHYTMPSTDIEDSWPEEHSLAYHSLPKPIDYLEAKDNSACLSLSKHHAMVPSDNCSAYIYLCHEGETQVPASGDCCHSHFVDPLTGLLVRNNSYSHSYSHSNYIRDKIIDIPSNEEMINLSPAPGGPIVPKPTLIKTEDCGEQYVDLTTNDTPFKEKGEDVIKENLIMQKPPEPKIEEVTLTMTKATPPPSDNTHVMVVLTDPQSELSQTGDSGVDRGSSSVCLADILDCSDDDEDEDITDDITDVTSGIFADESSELNASPAFKSLQKQIGTPDSMDSMDLPSAAGSCEGFSPASSHPSSSPKAMDSGYDTENNESPEFVPKEPHEPREQPLGKPHLDTRLEEDEVLEERGAEAEVVPTEGEASLGEDLASEASQTGDYIFSPLSDKTPYRDSAYFSDYENERQSRDEGEELSERVRDEENAEKEQQRGEKKGEKRKSEEEEELEDPAVNKDIKRTLTGRTESSSPPEMEAYMTEECGQDEELGLPPEPSDTASITEGGLDEWPSQEESSSLGDWAAEVVGAMEEALGALNGDCTSNIKVEEEEETEVMKDSEATEEPAIKTIQNRTSGTSGEILHTLPKDEVALQHTANTRRFSSSSPPPPSTPPPPLPATEGRGSPADGEEADEEDGDTDDSDESDEELRSYSVQEQSGGEESEDECHPVPIVVSDDSEAHKLRSLLKMPTLLTAESLEEELERKKKTVSFFDDVTVYLFDQESPTKELAEHGFPLGAEGQNSQSKSHERVNGSDDSSDGNISEESAGYEWEDDFPLLPLPTSSAASDSPPTHSIPKAPDAKPAVQFSRFTVSPSNVSRFSITHISDSDMDSAGGSSEDGEKE